The following are from one region of the Bacillus methanolicus MGA3 genome:
- a CDS encoding methylenetetrahydrofolate reductase, giving the protein MSIYLGNRLVSPDYFTVTSEMVPPRSWNPSPLVEQAVRARGYVDAVDLSDNLLAIARLSPVVGAFFIRQVGMEPIVQVNLRDRNRMGIQSDLMGLAALGVKNITILGGYPARIGTEPNAKEVYDLETMELVRYVRRFVDEGKLFDNTVMEEAPQMTIGVVENIAGKPVKELIDRLEAKIDAGANFVRTQLVFDLDLLGEWMEEARRRGLHERSYIMASILPLRDADHVDAVLKIPGIAIPETIIKRIKEADSPDEGMKMVVELIHKLRTIDGIRGIHIRPLGGMDRYVSTIVKEAGLMNRKLEKIAEYAS; this is encoded by the coding sequence ATGTCTATCTACTTGGGAAATAGATTGGTTTCACCGGATTATTTTACTGTTACGTCTGAAATGGTGCCTCCACGGAGCTGGAATCCTAGTCCGCTTGTTGAGCAAGCCGTTAGAGCCAGAGGTTATGTAGATGCAGTTGATCTTAGTGATAACCTGCTGGCCATTGCCCGGCTATCTCCCGTTGTTGGCGCCTTTTTTATCCGCCAGGTAGGGATGGAACCGATTGTTCAGGTTAATCTGCGGGACCGCAACCGGATGGGGATTCAAAGCGACTTGATGGGACTAGCAGCTTTAGGAGTCAAAAATATCACGATTTTGGGAGGCTATCCGGCAAGGATTGGAACAGAGCCGAACGCGAAAGAAGTTTATGATCTGGAGACGATGGAACTAGTGCGGTATGTACGCCGCTTTGTAGATGAAGGAAAGCTGTTTGACAATACCGTAATGGAAGAAGCGCCGCAAATGACGATTGGAGTCGTTGAAAACATCGCCGGCAAACCAGTGAAGGAATTGATCGACCGTCTGGAAGCAAAAATAGATGCCGGAGCTAATTTTGTTCGTACACAGTTGGTATTTGACCTTGATTTGTTGGGTGAATGGATGGAGGAAGCACGCCGCCGGGGTCTGCACGAGCGTTCATATATTATGGCGAGTATCTTGCCCTTACGGGATGCAGACCATGTAGATGCAGTGTTAAAAATTCCGGGCATTGCGATTCCGGAAACAATCATTAAGAGAATCAAAGAGGCAGATTCGCCTGATGAAGGAATGAAGATGGTGGTAGAGTTGATTCATAAACTTCGAACCATCGATGGAATAAGGGGAATTCATATCCGGCCTCTTGGGGGCATGGATCGTTATGTAAGCACCATTGTGAAAGAGGCCGGATTAATGAATCGGAAACTAGAGAAAATAGCAGAATACGCGTCTTAA
- a CDS encoding AIR synthase related protein gives MVTLHSLVRELQSSIIVNRKKAIQSPLKAFQDVWNFGSTLDPIGDDAAILATGNEYILLSCDAIYPQLAAAEPFWAGYCSVLVSVNDIYAMGGKPTAAVNLLSAPDDQMSETIAQGMAEACRKYGVPMVGGHYLPEETAGAATAMIGRATHLLRCFHGRPGQWLMAAIDLEGRQFKNYLQWDSTSFRTPQDLQSKLAVLPMLAERQLAAAARDISNAGLIGTLAMLAETSGCGARVDLNSIPKPYKVDFSKWIKMFPGYGFILAVDPEHADKVQALFQKEQITAQVIGELTEDPRIILHSEEGEAVLFDWSKESFVVGENGGQDDGQVRICESGGRSI, from the coding sequence GTGGTCACGCTGCACTCCTTAGTTCGTGAATTGCAAAGCTCCATCATAGTCAATCGAAAAAAGGCGATTCAATCGCCGTTGAAAGCCTTTCAGGATGTATGGAATTTCGGTTCAACATTGGATCCGATTGGAGATGATGCGGCGATTCTCGCCACGGGAAACGAGTACATCCTTCTGTCTTGTGATGCCATTTATCCGCAGCTGGCAGCCGCCGAACCTTTCTGGGCAGGATATTGCTCTGTCTTGGTGAGTGTAAATGATATCTATGCGATGGGCGGAAAGCCGACTGCCGCGGTCAATTTATTGAGTGCTCCTGATGATCAAATGTCAGAAACAATTGCTCAGGGTATGGCAGAGGCTTGCCGGAAGTATGGGGTTCCTATGGTTGGAGGGCACTATTTGCCGGAAGAAACAGCAGGAGCGGCGACTGCCATGATTGGAAGAGCCACCCATTTATTGCGTTGTTTTCACGGCCGGCCAGGCCAATGGTTGATGGCTGCCATCGATCTGGAAGGCCGCCAATTTAAAAATTATCTGCAGTGGGACAGCACGAGCTTCCGTACGCCGCAAGATCTTCAAAGCAAGCTGGCTGTGTTGCCGATGCTTGCTGAACGTCAGTTGGCTGCTGCCGCCCGCGATATCAGCAATGCAGGGCTTATAGGGACATTAGCGATGTTGGCTGAAACTTCAGGATGCGGTGCGCGAGTTGATTTGAACAGCATACCTAAACCATATAAGGTGGATTTTTCAAAATGGATAAAAATGTTCCCTGGATATGGATTCATTTTGGCCGTCGATCCTGAGCATGCGGACAAGGTTCAGGCGCTTTTCCAGAAAGAACAGATTACAGCACAAGTCATTGGTGAATTAACAGAGGATCCCCGCATTATCCTTCATTCGGAAGAGGGGGAAGCTGTTCTTTTCGATTGGTCGAAAGAATCATTCGTGGTAGGAGAAAATGGAGGTCAGGATGATGGACAGGTTAGAATCTGTGAAAGTGGCGGCCGTTCAATTTGA
- a CDS encoding nitrilase-related carbon-nitrogen hydrolase gives MDRLESVKVAAVQFESRLGDLDGNRRRMLELAEEAAENGAKLIVFPEMATSGYIFENRHEIAPYVEPIPGPTTELFQAVAEKYSCYVVIGLPEVDPPTDIFYNSAVLIGPEGVVGRYRKTHLFAADPRWAREGNEGIPVFSTKIGRIAMLICMDAMYFEPARIAALKGADIIAFPTNWVGQSNNPPSKTWALRAKENGLCWVAANRWGQERGAQFTGGSAVIGPEGVVQDWKLSGDGIVYGEYQHDDDNRKERILEFRQPAAYQDLLLHPYLWKEGETRPTLPQVPFEVCVAQLSTRGTLEQWLSNVSKWLELESRKNEENVKHRLIILPEMDFTETEGTETGLEFYQNALHSFASKYGMYLVASVPQKIDGHRVPTAFLLGPEGCIGTYQQVHRDSFGRGGYGHSGFCTLVLPFARIGLLTGGDAEFPESYRILAKQGADLIAVSASGTETYQPWMQRIWAHENDVIMAVAEPCESGRSLLFLHRQLDCEGQPDREEALRGIFSPEMTSIARSRPFLRRLKNELYDLLVQNKTD, from the coding sequence ATGGACAGGTTAGAATCTGTGAAAGTGGCGGCCGTTCAATTTGAATCACGCTTAGGCGATTTGGATGGAAACCGGCGCCGTATGCTGGAACTGGCTGAAGAAGCGGCGGAAAACGGAGCGAAATTGATTGTTTTTCCTGAAATGGCCACATCAGGGTATATTTTTGAGAACCGCCACGAAATCGCTCCCTATGTGGAACCGATCCCCGGCCCTACAACAGAACTTTTTCAAGCCGTAGCTGAAAAGTATTCCTGCTATGTAGTCATCGGGCTGCCAGAGGTCGATCCACCTACCGATATTTTTTACAATTCAGCCGTATTGATCGGCCCCGAAGGAGTGGTAGGGCGCTACCGTAAAACCCATCTTTTCGCTGCCGATCCTCGTTGGGCTCGCGAAGGCAATGAAGGCATCCCTGTATTCTCTACTAAAATTGGACGTATCGCGATGTTGATTTGCATGGATGCAATGTATTTTGAACCGGCAAGAATAGCTGCACTTAAGGGAGCTGATATTATTGCGTTTCCGACGAATTGGGTTGGGCAAAGCAATAATCCTCCGAGCAAAACATGGGCTTTGCGGGCAAAGGAAAATGGACTTTGCTGGGTAGCCGCTAACCGTTGGGGACAGGAACGCGGGGCTCAGTTTACGGGAGGAAGTGCAGTCATCGGTCCTGAAGGTGTGGTTCAAGATTGGAAATTGTCAGGAGATGGGATTGTCTACGGCGAATATCAACATGATGATGACAACCGAAAAGAGAGAATACTAGAGTTCCGGCAGCCGGCAGCTTATCAAGACCTGCTCCTGCACCCATATCTTTGGAAAGAAGGAGAGACTCGTCCTACCTTGCCACAAGTACCTTTTGAGGTTTGCGTCGCCCAACTGTCGACTCGCGGAACATTGGAGCAGTGGTTGTCCAATGTTTCGAAATGGCTGGAATTGGAATCGCGTAAGAACGAAGAAAATGTCAAGCATCGGTTGATCATATTGCCTGAGATGGATTTTACCGAAACAGAAGGGACGGAGACTGGCCTCGAATTCTATCAGAATGCTCTTCATTCCTTCGCTTCCAAATATGGAATGTATCTTGTTGCTTCGGTTCCGCAAAAAATAGACGGTCATCGTGTGCCGACGGCCTTTCTTTTAGGACCGGAAGGCTGCATAGGAACCTATCAACAAGTCCATAGGGATTCTTTCGGACGAGGAGGATATGGGCATTCGGGTTTCTGTACGCTGGTACTGCCGTTTGCCAGAATCGGGCTTCTCACGGGGGGAGATGCGGAATTTCCGGAATCCTACCGCATCTTGGCCAAACAGGGAGCTGATCTCATTGCAGTTTCGGCCAGTGGTACGGAGACATATCAACCTTGGATGCAGCGCATCTGGGCGCATGAAAATGATGTCATCATGGCAGTCGCTGAACCATGTGAATCTGGCAGAAGTCTCTTATTCCTGCATCGCCAGTTGGACTGTGAAGGGCAGCCGGATCGGGAAGAAGCCCTAAGAGGAATTTTTTCGCCGGAAATGACTTCCATAGCACGAAGCAGACCTTTTTTAAGGCGCTTGAAAAATGAGTTATATGATCTGCTAGTACAAAACAAAACCGATTGA
- a CDS encoding MSMEG_0565 family glycosyltransferase — MALYTYSTKPRGGVVHTLALAEALQDAGNEVVIYSLSQNGSSFFRPVKTAVKLIPFSSRSDEQFESRILRYIDTYVEALEKEPLDTFDIHHAQDCISANSLYRLREKGLIPFFCRTVHHLDDFTTPALVQCQNRSVIGPDALITVSRYWQDRLESIYERSSQVIYNGVEQRFFQEAGNRSLVRDKYELEGKTVFLTIGGIEPRKNTLRILRAYARVKEAVPESVFLIVGGDTLFDYQYYRKSFFEEFSRLPSDVQEGVRITGSVDNQTLFHLYHVADCFVQPSIKEGWGLAILEAMAAGVPVIASDIPVFKEYLVDSYNALLANPEDDQAIARQMIRAVREKDLADTLILNGKATASKYTWQMAASEHMKLYRRMINRGHAALLSS; from the coding sequence GTGGCACTTTATACTTATTCGACGAAGCCAAGGGGCGGTGTTGTCCATACATTGGCTTTGGCTGAGGCGCTGCAGGATGCGGGAAATGAAGTGGTCATTTATTCTTTGTCGCAAAATGGTTCGAGTTTCTTTCGTCCCGTAAAAACGGCTGTTAAGCTCATCCCTTTTTCTTCCCGTTCTGATGAACAATTTGAGTCCCGCATTCTCCGGTATATCGATACGTATGTGGAGGCGCTGGAAAAGGAACCGCTCGATACGTTTGATATCCACCATGCACAGGATTGCATCAGCGCAAATAGTTTGTACCGGTTAAGAGAGAAGGGTTTGATCCCCTTCTTCTGCCGGACTGTTCATCATTTGGACGATTTTACGACCCCTGCTTTGGTTCAGTGTCAAAACCGTTCGGTTATCGGGCCGGATGCCTTAATCACGGTCAGCCGTTATTGGCAAGACCGATTGGAATCCATATATGAACGATCTTCACAGGTTATTTACAACGGCGTTGAGCAGCGGTTTTTTCAAGAAGCGGGAAACAGGTCGCTGGTACGTGATAAGTATGAGTTAGAAGGGAAAACGGTCTTTCTGACGATCGGCGGGATTGAACCAAGGAAAAATACTCTACGCATCTTGCGTGCCTATGCAAGGGTAAAAGAAGCTGTACCGGAAAGTGTGTTTCTCATTGTTGGCGGGGATACATTGTTTGATTACCAGTATTATAGGAAGTCTTTTTTTGAAGAATTTAGCCGCTTGCCATCTGATGTTCAAGAAGGGGTGCGAATCACAGGGTCCGTTGATAATCAAACATTATTTCATCTTTACCATGTTGCTGATTGTTTCGTTCAGCCTTCAATCAAGGAAGGATGGGGATTGGCCATTCTTGAAGCGATGGCTGCCGGTGTTCCGGTCATTGCCTCAGACATTCCGGTATTCAAGGAGTATTTAGTTGATTCTTATAATGCATTATTAGCAAACCCTGAAGATGATCAGGCGATTGCCCGGCAGATGATCCGCGCAGTTAGAGAAAAAGACCTTGCCGACACACTCATTTTAAATGGAAAGGCAACGGCCAGTAAATATACATGGCAAATGGCTGCCAGTGAACATATGAAGCTTTACAGGAGGATGATAAATCGTGGTCACGCTGCACTCCTTAGTTCGTGA